In Arachis stenosperma cultivar V10309 chromosome 1, arast.V10309.gnm1.PFL2, whole genome shotgun sequence, one DNA window encodes the following:
- the LOC130961445 gene encoding zinc finger A20 and AN1 domain-containing stress-associated protein 7-like → MAPDHNNDNSTSYQPSEPRPCANGCGFFGTAGNRDLCSKCFRDLFLEEQRAASAKVVVEKTLLHGGVASGSSPSSDTTDSSVVLTAEPPSSSAAAAAPSDPVKPSNRCRGCNKKVGLTGFVCKCGATFCGVHRYPERHDCPFDFKGVGRDAISKANPVVKADKLDKF, encoded by the coding sequence ATGGCTCCTGATCATAACAACGACAACAGCACAAGCTACCAACCTTCGGAGCCAAGACCATGCGCTAACGGTTGCGGCTTCTTCGGCACCGCCGGCAACAGAGACCTCTGCTCCAAGTGCTTCAGAGATCTTTTTCTTGAAGAACAGCGTGCCGCTTCAGCCAAAGTCGTCGTTGAGAAAACCCTTCTCCATGGCGGCGTTGCTTCCGGGTCCTCTCCTTCTTCGGACACCACCGACTCCTCTGTCGTTCTTACGGCGGAGCCTCCTTCTTCCTCCGCTGCCGCAGCAGCGCCTTCCGATCCCGTGAAGCCCTCGAACCGGTGCCGTGGTTGCAACAAGAAGGTTGGGCTGACGGGTTTCGTTTGCAAGTGTGGAGCGACGTTCTGCGGGGTTCACCGTTATCCAGAGAGACACGATTGTCCGTTTGATTTCAAGGGCGTTGGACGTGACGCGATTTCTAAGGCTAATCCTGTTGTGAAAGCAGATAAGCTCGATAAGTTTTAG